The proteins below come from a single Acidobacteriota bacterium genomic window:
- a CDS encoding S41 family peptidase gives MIWVLVLIATLGLSSSCHGDTGGREIENLEAFTRLYGYVRFFYPGDEAAALDWNRFAVLGAMRVENSRSPAELKAALEELFGPVAPALIINKTGRQTKFPAGDATPPDPEGMKPVSWLHYGAGFGKTTGLYQSLRSNRKTVLDAPPTAFGNLLRSMDATPLRGKRIRLKAAVKTEDSQAQLWLRVDRAGQIPGLFDNMGDRPIRSDRWGYYEITGRVDDDAERLTFGCFLVGSGRIWADDFELAVWEGAEDGAWEPLPIGNPGFEEDDEGRAPKEWNTAGAMSGNYLFRVTAATAASGAKSVSIESRPIIVTAPRVKFEHIPAFGESITKDLGSGLSCSMPLVLMGSEDQTYPPAPRPELENLIAAMDREVPETLSGIDRYVRLAGTAIAWNVFRHFYPYFDVVKTDWPGKLREALQASYRNETENDFLLTLKALVAGLNDGHGRVTLRGVPSPNHYPPIDWEWIEDRLVITRIFDEALTHVRAGDIVAEINGTAAREALENKERYISAATAGWKRYRALSELKLGEKDKTFSLKIERDGDVFEKTLTARLTAQEYNARVEAAESASRMLEPGIHYLNLSVISMEDIEKLLPDLAKAKAMICDMRGYPNGNHGLIAHLLRDKENSRWMGVPRIVYPDYEQVDYHWSGWNMQPKEPSLTAKVVFITDGRAISYAESYMGYIEGFDLGVIVGQPTAGTNGNINPFELPGGYTVTWTGMRVVKHDGSQLHGVGILPDVPMERTVDGVRQGRDELLEKALEIAKNPTT, from the coding sequence ATGATATGGGTTCTTGTCCTGATCGCAACACTCGGTCTGTCCTCGTCGTGTCATGGCGATACCGGCGGAAGGGAGATCGAAAACCTCGAGGCGTTCACAAGGCTTTACGGGTATGTCAGGTTTTTCTATCCCGGAGACGAGGCCGCAGCCCTGGACTGGAACCGCTTCGCGGTCCTGGGTGCGATGCGTGTGGAAAATTCCCGGAGCCCGGCGGAACTCAAAGCGGCCTTGGAGGAGCTGTTCGGGCCCGTGGCCCCGGCCCTGATCATCAACAAGACAGGGCGGCAAACGAAGTTTCCAGCCGGCGACGCGACTCCGCCCGATCCGGAGGGCATGAAACCCGTAAGTTGGCTCCACTACGGCGCGGGATTCGGCAAAACGACCGGCCTTTACCAGAGTCTCCGCTCCAACCGGAAAACCGTCCTCGACGCCCCGCCCACGGCTTTCGGCAACCTTCTTCGATCCATGGACGCAACGCCGCTTCGGGGAAAACGCATCCGACTCAAGGCGGCCGTCAAGACGGAGGACTCCCAGGCTCAGCTTTGGCTCAGGGTTGACCGGGCCGGACAAATCCCCGGTCTCTTCGACAACATGGGCGACCGTCCCATCCGGTCCGACCGGTGGGGCTATTACGAAATCACGGGACGCGTGGACGATGACGCGGAGAGACTGACTTTCGGCTGCTTCCTGGTCGGCTCCGGCCGCATTTGGGCCGACGACTTCGAGCTTGCGGTCTGGGAAGGCGCGGAAGATGGGGCCTGGGAGCCGCTTCCCATCGGCAATCCGGGGTTCGAAGAGGATGACGAGGGAAGAGCCCCCAAGGAATGGAACACCGCGGGTGCGATGAGCGGTAACTACCTGTTCCGGGTCACGGCTGCGACCGCCGCATCCGGCGCCAAGAGCGTCTCGATCGAAAGCCGCCCCATCATCGTCACGGCGCCTCGTGTGAAGTTCGAGCATATCCCGGCCTTCGGAGAATCCATCACCAAGGACCTGGGGTCCGGACTCTCCTGTTCGATGCCCCTCGTCCTTATGGGATCTGAAGATCAGACCTATCCTCCCGCCCCCCGCCCGGAGCTCGAAAACCTGATTGCGGCCATGGACCGGGAGGTTCCGGAAACACTGTCCGGTATCGACCGTTACGTCCGGCTGGCCGGAACGGCCATCGCCTGGAACGTCTTTAGGCACTTCTATCCCTATTTCGACGTCGTTAAAACCGACTGGCCGGGTAAGCTTCGGGAAGCGCTTCAGGCGAGCTACCGGAACGAAACGGAAAACGATTTTCTTCTCACCCTGAAAGCCCTGGTCGCCGGACTGAATGACGGACACGGACGGGTCACATTGAGGGGCGTCCCCTCGCCGAACCACTATCCGCCCATCGACTGGGAATGGATCGAGGACCGGCTGGTGATCACTCGCATCTTTGACGAGGCCCTGACTCATGTCCGGGCGGGCGATATCGTCGCGGAAATCAACGGGACCGCAGCCCGGGAGGCTCTGGAAAACAAAGAGCGATATATCTCCGCGGCCACGGCGGGCTGGAAGCGCTACCGGGCGCTTTCCGAACTCAAGCTCGGAGAAAAGGACAAGACCTTCAGCCTGAAGATCGAACGGGACGGAGATGTTTTCGAGAAAACACTGACCGCCCGCCTCACCGCACAGGAATACAATGCCCGGGTTGAAGCCGCCGAGTCCGCGTCCCGCATGCTGGAACCCGGCATCCATTACCTGAACCTGAGCGTGATCTCCATGGAGGACATCGAAAAGCTCCTGCCGGATCTGGCAAAAGCCAAGGCCATGATCTGCGATATGCGGGGCTACCCCAACGGCAACCACGGCTTGATCGCGCATCTTCTCCGGGACAAGGAAAACTCCCGGTGGATGGGAGTGCCCCGGATCGTTTACCCGGACTACGAACAGGTCGACTATCACTGGTCGGGTTGGAACATGCAACCCAAGGAACCCTCCTTGACGGCCAAGGTCGTCTTCATCACCGACGGCCGGGCCATCAGCTACGCGGAATCCTACATGGGATATATCGAGGGATTCGACCTGGGCGTGATCGTGGGACAACCCACGGCCGGAACCAACGGCAATATCAACCCCTTCGAGCTTCCCGGCGGATACACGGTGACCTGGACGGGCATGCGCGTCGTGAAGCACGACGGATCACAACTTCACGGTGTGGGGATCCTCCCAGATGTCCCGATGGAGCGGACCGTGGACGGCGTCCGGCAGGGTCGTGACGAACTCCTGGAAAAAGCGCTGGAGATCGCCAAGAACCCGACAACCTGA
- a CDS encoding SWIM zinc finger family protein — translation MRRRRRRSWSDDRFWPRYVTVAERKATAARRMEKLIKKGEKLDPVILEGRTIARTFWGKGWCTHLENHCDFWNRLGRGRSYIRSGAVCDLAVEPGRVTARVLGTDLYRVDIAFRKLPASRWKSIREASTGQISSVVELLCGRLSDAVMKVMTDPENGLFPRENEIELKCSCPDYAVMCKHVAAVLYGVGARLDRRPELLFVLRGVDTAELFDEAVESGVVTKAAAGPSALDEKELSEIFGVEIDIGAPVPADAPQARKRKTEPTRPKGKAVKAGSEKKRGRPGKTPAGRTAGQNKKKSRTRK, via the coding sequence ATGAGACGAAGACGGCGCCGGAGTTGGAGCGATGACCGGTTCTGGCCGCGTTATGTGACGGTCGCGGAACGGAAGGCGACGGCGGCGCGGCGAATGGAAAAGCTCATCAAGAAGGGCGAGAAGCTCGATCCCGTCATTCTTGAAGGCCGGACGATCGCCCGGACATTCTGGGGTAAAGGCTGGTGCACCCACCTGGAAAACCACTGCGATTTCTGGAACAGACTGGGGCGGGGACGATCCTACATCCGCAGCGGAGCCGTCTGCGACCTGGCCGTCGAACCGGGCCGTGTGACGGCCAGGGTCCTCGGTACGGACCTCTACCGTGTGGATATTGCTTTCAGAAAACTTCCCGCGTCCCGCTGGAAGTCCATTCGGGAGGCGTCGACGGGGCAAATCTCCTCGGTGGTCGAACTGCTCTGCGGGCGGTTGTCCGATGCCGTGATGAAGGTCATGACCGATCCGGAGAACGGATTGTTTCCGAGGGAGAACGAGATCGAACTGAAGTGTTCCTGTCCCGACTATGCGGTGATGTGCAAACATGTCGCGGCCGTCCTCTACGGCGTGGGCGCACGGCTCGACCGCCGGCCGGAGCTTCTTTTTGTTTTGAGAGGGGTGGACACGGCCGAGCTGTTCGATGAGGCCGTCGAGTCCGGCGTTGTGACGAAGGCGGCTGCGGGGCCGTCCGCTCTCGATGAAAAGGAACTGTCCGAGATCTTCGGCGTTGAGATTGACATTGGGGCGCCGGTCCCAGCGGATGCTCCTCAAGCGAGAAAAAGAAAGACGGAACCGACACGGCCGAAAGGAAAGGCCGTCAAAGCCGGGTCGGAGAAAAAGAGGGGGCGACCGGGTAAGACGCCTGCAGGACGCACGGCGGGTCAGAATAAAAAAAAGAGCCGGACCCGGAAATGA
- a CDS encoding nitroreductase family protein, giving the protein MTMDVREAIDRRRAFRSLKPIVVDDDLVSDLARCAGLAPSCFNSQPWRFVFVDDAEQIARMRDVLTDGNKWAHRASLIVAVFSREEDDCVIHTRKYHQFDCGLASGFLILRAVELGFVAHPIAGFSPKKTRAVLGIPDEFEVITLIMIGAKDDELNPVLNDKQIALEKARPPRLPLPEFAYRNRYPASSA; this is encoded by the coding sequence ATGACCATGGATGTTCGGGAAGCCATCGACCGCCGCCGCGCCTTCCGATCGCTGAAACCGATTGTCGTCGACGACGATCTTGTGTCCGATCTGGCACGATGTGCCGGGCTCGCTCCCTCCTGCTTTAACAGTCAGCCCTGGCGGTTTGTCTTTGTCGATGACGCGGAGCAGATCGCGCGGATGAGGGACGTCCTCACCGACGGGAATAAGTGGGCTCACCGCGCCTCCCTGATCGTCGCCGTGTTCAGCCGCGAGGAGGACGATTGCGTCATCCACACCCGAAAATACCATCAGTTCGACTGCGGCCTGGCTTCCGGCTTTCTCATCCTGCGGGCCGTCGAGCTGGGGTTTGTCGCCCATCCCATCGCCGGCTTCAGCCCGAAAAAGACGCGGGCCGTCCTAGGCATCCCGGATGAGTTCGAGGTCATCACCCTGATCATGATCGGCGCGAAGGATGACGAATTGAACCCCGTTCTCAACGACAAGCAGATCGCGCTGGAAAAAGCGCGGCCGCCCCGCCTGCCGCTGCCCGAGTTCGCCTACCGCAACCGCTATCCGGCATCGTCGGCATAG
- a CDS encoding oligopeptide transporter, OPT family yields MAEKKDYVPVVPPSDTKMREFTLRALLIGLFMSVILGAANAYLGLKAGMTIAAVYPAAVVGMALLRIVKGSILEENLARTVGAIGESVAAGAIFTLPAFFIAGFWDPFFTAGNYLTSTIIMIVGGILGIMFVALLRRVMVRDPELAFPESVAAAEIHKAGRAEGGGSKFLFRAMGVGAVIKLLAEVKLFAVAWEKFVIWGKQTIAGTKFTGQGGMFLGSFGVKPAYIGVGYIIGPMLGSLAFAGGLLAWGLLTPIILYFMGPSLVAETGVNPTNAAEWLALAKQVWMSVVRPIAIGGMLVGATYTLFKMRKSLTEGIARSVADVKKAASGTGEEVERTEQDIRFPLVLAGIFGVSLATFAIMLFIFKAPVLTSLVASALMTILAFFFAAVSGYLVGVIGSSNNPISGLTLTALLVTALVLVILGIGKGDAAIMAVLGVAAIVCVSAAVAGEMLQDLKSGHILGGTPWKMEVGNIIGVIASGAVLFGVLAVLHSGDVARGEVAGYQGGFGTEELPAPQASLMAILARGIVGGDMAWPLIIVGIFMGIGFVLANVKSPMLVSVGMYLPFTTTFAIFIGGMIKGLLDVFRKRYKHNEAQKARSENVGILLASGLIAGEALMGLLIAFLAIGGIFIFKYFVFFENPSFLISLPVIFLVAWILIRIPLKNAGSPDEPAPPSAAGH; encoded by the coding sequence ATGGCGGAAAAGAAAGATTACGTTCCCGTTGTTCCCCCCTCGGACACGAAGATGAGGGAATTCACCCTGCGGGCGTTGCTCATCGGCCTTTTCATGTCGGTGATCCTGGGCGCGGCCAATGCCTATCTCGGGCTCAAGGCCGGGATGACCATCGCCGCGGTCTACCCGGCGGCGGTTGTCGGCATGGCCCTGCTGCGCATCGTCAAAGGCAGCATCCTGGAAGAAAACCTGGCAAGGACTGTGGGGGCGATCGGAGAATCCGTGGCCGCCGGGGCCATCTTCACCCTGCCGGCCTTTTTCATCGCCGGCTTCTGGGATCCTTTCTTCACCGCAGGGAATTACTTGACCTCGACCATCATCATGATCGTCGGCGGCATCCTGGGCATCATGTTCGTGGCCCTGCTGCGGCGGGTCATGGTCCGGGATCCGGAACTGGCGTTCCCCGAAAGCGTGGCCGCGGCCGAAATCCATAAGGCCGGCCGGGCCGAGGGCGGAGGCTCGAAATTCCTCTTCCGGGCCATGGGCGTGGGCGCGGTCATCAAGCTGTTGGCCGAAGTCAAGCTGTTTGCCGTTGCCTGGGAAAAATTCGTCATCTGGGGCAAGCAGACCATCGCCGGAACGAAATTCACCGGTCAGGGCGGCATGTTTCTGGGATCTTTCGGCGTCAAGCCGGCCTACATCGGTGTCGGCTACATCATCGGTCCGATGCTCGGGTCGCTGGCCTTCGCCGGAGGACTGCTGGCCTGGGGTTTGCTGACCCCGATCATCCTTTATTTCATGGGACCCAGCCTGGTCGCTGAAACCGGCGTCAATCCCACCAATGCCGCGGAATGGCTGGCTCTGGCCAAACAGGTCTGGATGAGCGTCGTCCGGCCGATCGCCATCGGCGGCATGCTGGTCGGCGCGACCTACACTTTGTTCAAAATGCGCAAGAGCCTGACCGAGGGCATCGCCCGTTCGGTCGCCGATGTCAAGAAAGCGGCCTCCGGAACCGGTGAAGAAGTGGAACGGACCGAGCAGGATATCCGTTTCCCGCTGGTTCTCGCCGGAATCTTCGGGGTGTCTCTGGCCACCTTCGCCATCATGTTGTTTATCTTCAAGGCGCCCGTTCTGACATCCTTGGTCGCCTCGGCGTTGATGACGATTCTGGCCTTTTTCTTCGCCGCCGTTTCCGGCTACCTGGTCGGCGTCATCGGTTCGTCGAACAACCCGATCAGCGGCCTGACCCTGACGGCCCTTCTGGTCACCGCGCTGGTGCTGGTGATCCTGGGCATCGGCAAGGGCGACGCCGCCATCATGGCCGTTCTGGGGGTGGCCGCCATCGTCTGTGTCTCGGCGGCCGTGGCCGGCGAAATGCTGCAGGACCTCAAGTCCGGGCATATTCTCGGCGGGACGCCCTGGAAGATGGAAGTCGGCAATATCATCGGAGTCATCGCCTCCGGCGCCGTGCTTTTCGGCGTGTTGGCCGTTTTGCATTCGGGAGACGTGGCGCGCGGTGAAGTCGCGGGCTACCAGGGTGGATTCGGCACGGAAGAGCTGCCGGCGCCCCAGGCCAGCCTGATGGCCATCCTCGCGAGGGGGATTGTCGGCGGCGACATGGCCTGGCCTTTGATTATCGTCGGCATCTTCATGGGCATCGGTTTCGTTCTGGCCAACGTCAAGAGCCCGATGCTGGTCAGCGTGGGCATGTATCTGCCGTTCACGACGACGTTTGCCATTTTTATCGGCGGCATGATCAAGGGTTTGCTGGATGTCTTCAGAAAACGCTACAAACACAACGAAGCCCAGAAAGCCCGGTCGGAAAACGTAGGGATTCTGCTGGCCTCAGGATTGATCGCCGGAGAAGCGTTGATGGGCCTGTTGATCGCGTTCCTGGCCATCGGCGGGATCTTCATCTTCAAATACTTTGTTTTCTTCGAGAATCCGTCCTTCCTGATCAGTCTCCCGGTGATCTTCCTTGTGGCCTGGATTCTGATCCGGATTCCGCTGAAAAACGCCGGCAGCCCCGACGAGCCCGCGCCTCCGAGCGCCGCCGGCCACTAA
- a CDS encoding DEAD/DEAH box helicase, with translation MTDTSPEYSSGPGFPEVALSPGGLLYLEPPDIPGASPQVRRLCGLWRQDHALGLLELAGEKWEAPPSALLGFWRSFARSFLTALCQTPGIETDPTTVIAPPGTESLRAVTDRVPPMKGLEYLTPKVLSRMWKLMDAYAHLQAAAHPEGPAGWLREHDPNWRLVGRVTFHLAENKRNPEFPFAFMATYTGRLSDRSKPQYLPLDRALQEYAGRKNRNALLKLLSPVQAAAEKSPLIRSMVESGEIYKPQTWTPRDAYNFLREIPVFEESGIIVRVPDWWNGGRPPRPRVSVTIGEKRGVVLGLDTLLDFNIEASLDGTSLTEDEWRAIAGASPGLVSLRGQWIEVDPERLSQLMAHWKNVRKGAGKDGLSFLQAMRLLAGVEGPEPKAGREADTAEWFGVRAGTGLAALLEALRNPERLKATDADPGKDFRAVLRPYQREGVGWLHFLSKLGLGACLADDMGLGKTIQFLALLLLLRRDAPADSPPALLVVPASLVANWKAEIERFAPGLKVLYAHPSETPVPEWASRLEGESGVDKAGPELVITTYGILHRTPLFRKRSWSLIGLDEAQAVKNPATRQARAVKEVTAPRRIVLTGTPIENRLSDLWSIFDFLNPGLLGSERTFGQYAKSIVAGGPDAYGPLRALVRPYILRRLKTDKSIIDDLPDKTEVKAFCHLTPVQAALYRDMVRDLMEHLEERTGIERRGAVLAAILRFKQICNHPAHASGDGDYDPGRSGKFARLRDICEELAARQEKALVFTQFREIADPLADFLSGVFGRPGLVLHGGTPIRKRRSLVEEFQREDGPPFFILSLKAGGIGLNLTAAGHVIHFDRWWNPAVENQATDRAFRIGQSKNVMVHKFVCKGTIEEKIDALISEKTDLARGLIEEGVEKRLTEMSDRELLEFVALDIHRAAGE, from the coding sequence ATGACAGACACATCTCCTGAATATTCTTCCGGCCCGGGGTTTCCCGAGGTCGCACTCTCTCCGGGAGGCTTGCTTTATCTCGAACCGCCCGACATCCCCGGCGCATCGCCTCAGGTTCGGCGCCTTTGCGGCCTTTGGAGACAAGATCACGCCCTCGGCCTTCTGGAACTTGCGGGTGAGAAGTGGGAGGCGCCTCCTTCGGCCCTCCTCGGTTTCTGGAGGAGCTTTGCCCGAAGTTTTTTAACCGCCTTGTGCCAGACTCCGGGAATTGAGACCGATCCCACAACCGTCATCGCTCCCCCCGGCACGGAGTCCTTGAGGGCCGTGACGGATCGCGTGCCCCCGATGAAAGGCCTCGAATATCTCACGCCCAAGGTCCTGAGCCGGATGTGGAAACTGATGGATGCCTATGCCCATCTTCAGGCCGCCGCCCACCCGGAAGGGCCCGCCGGATGGCTGAGGGAACACGATCCCAACTGGCGTCTCGTCGGCCGGGTCACCTTCCATCTCGCCGAGAACAAACGCAATCCCGAATTTCCTTTCGCCTTCATGGCGACCTACACCGGGCGGCTGTCGGATCGGTCCAAGCCGCAATATCTCCCTCTCGACCGGGCGCTCCAGGAATATGCAGGACGAAAAAACCGCAACGCCCTCCTTAAGCTTCTCTCGCCGGTCCAGGCCGCCGCCGAAAAGAGCCCTCTCATCAGGAGCATGGTGGAATCCGGAGAGATCTACAAGCCGCAGACATGGACGCCGCGCGACGCCTACAATTTCCTCAGAGAGATCCCGGTTTTCGAAGAAAGCGGGATCATCGTTCGAGTGCCCGATTGGTGGAACGGCGGCCGCCCGCCCCGGCCCCGGGTCAGCGTGACGATCGGCGAAAAAAGAGGCGTCGTCCTGGGTCTCGACACCCTGCTCGATTTCAACATCGAGGCCTCGCTCGATGGGACGTCCCTGACCGAAGACGAGTGGCGCGCGATTGCCGGCGCTTCTCCCGGGCTGGTCTCGCTCCGGGGACAATGGATTGAAGTCGATCCCGAACGGCTTTCCCAACTCATGGCTCACTGGAAAAACGTCCGAAAGGGCGCCGGAAAGGACGGCCTGAGCTTTCTTCAAGCGATGCGTCTGCTCGCCGGAGTGGAAGGGCCGGAACCGAAAGCCGGCCGCGAGGCCGATACCGCCGAATGGTTCGGAGTTCGCGCCGGAACCGGTCTGGCGGCCTTGCTTGAGGCTTTGCGGAATCCCGAACGCCTGAAAGCGACGGACGCCGATCCCGGCAAGGACTTTCGAGCGGTTCTGCGGCCCTACCAACGCGAAGGCGTCGGCTGGCTTCACTTTCTGTCCAAGCTCGGTCTTGGAGCCTGCCTGGCCGATGACATGGGTCTGGGCAAGACGATCCAGTTTCTGGCCCTCCTCCTTCTTCTGCGGAGGGATGCCCCGGCCGACTCTCCGCCCGCTCTCCTTGTCGTTCCCGCCTCGCTCGTGGCCAACTGGAAGGCGGAGATCGAACGCTTCGCCCCCGGCTTGAAAGTTCTCTATGCTCATCCCTCCGAAACCCCCGTCCCGGAGTGGGCCTCCCGGCTGGAGGGGGAGAGCGGCGTCGACAAGGCCGGCCCGGAACTGGTCATCACGACCTACGGCATTCTTCACAGGACGCCGCTCTTCCGCAAACGATCCTGGAGCCTGATCGGTCTCGATGAGGCCCAGGCCGTGAAAAATCCGGCGACCCGTCAAGCTCGGGCCGTCAAAGAAGTCACGGCCCCGCGGCGGATCGTCCTGACCGGGACCCCGATCGAAAACAGGCTGTCCGACCTGTGGTCGATCTTCGACTTCCTGAATCCCGGGCTTCTCGGTTCCGAACGGACCTTCGGACAATATGCCAAGTCGATCGTCGCCGGCGGTCCGGACGCATACGGGCCGTTACGGGCCCTGGTTCGCCCCTATATCTTGAGGCGTTTGAAGACCGACAAGAGCATCATCGACGATCTTCCCGATAAAACGGAAGTCAAGGCCTTCTGCCACCTCACTCCGGTCCAGGCGGCGCTTTACCGGGATATGGTCAGGGATCTGATGGAACATCTTGAGGAGAGGACGGGGATCGAGCGCCGAGGCGCCGTCCTTGCCGCCATCCTGCGTTTCAAGCAGATCTGCAACCACCCGGCCCACGCCTCCGGCGACGGCGACTACGATCCCGGCCGAAGCGGGAAGTTCGCCCGGTTGCGGGATATTTGCGAGGAACTGGCCGCGCGGCAGGAAAAGGCCCTGGTCTTCACCCAGTTCCGGGAGATCGCCGACCCCCTGGCCGACTTCCTGTCCGGGGTGTTTGGCCGGCCGGGCCTCGTCCTCCACGGCGGGACGCCCATCCGGAAGAGACGAAGTCTGGTCGAGGAATTCCAGCGCGAAGATGGTCCGCCCTTTTTCATCCTGTCGCTCAAAGCCGGGGGAATCGGACTCAACCTGACGGCGGCGGGCCACGTCATTCACTTCGACCGCTGGTGGAACCCGGCCGTGGAAAACCAGGCCACCGACAGGGCTTTCCGGATCGGCCAGTCCAAGAACGTCATGGTTCACAAGTTCGTCTGCAAAGGGACGATCGAGGAGAAGATCGACGCCCTCATCTCCGAAAAGACGGACCTGGCCCGGGGGCTGATCGAGGAAGGGGTTGAGAAGCGACTGACGGAGATGTCCGACCGCGAACTTTTGGAATTTGTGGCCCTTGACATCCACCGGGCCGCGGGAGAGTGA
- a CDS encoding protein-arginine deiminase family protein has protein sequence MTLKSLLSIGALLLLGLAAAAPQTAPSSATAVVIHGDTNRDGRLDDTDITGRHAWSWESGPFIMANLDDDDRSGLPDAHDQIVNGRADEADLAKFRVLIDPSLISGKTEIFVEASGQRRLRPGRFNIFQQSGDGWIFIDADTPLSLSGTAPLVLGVEAKTFAGVGGWDGRLRLWVSVRTGDTTIAEDFAEARVAPWLMLPNSAPTRTLYIATGDYDNSAMIREMSGILPRWGVAFPPPHPVANWREMWVQDTVEIGYTEIPGGGRMHVVLNGIRGADSFGPTLLGPDIGVITVGSVRDLKGHDAWADWFGNLEVSHPTDQFPMGRIYYGINTISGIGLHPEIVAFLEAQVLQKPFWVDTSWLGIKHVDEIFNVIPGKDGRGMVIMGSPEAASALTGRPLDDFNRGIQDSLNRMLRGGAYEIAGKHVDYPGIIALLGMDESRFIRLPVLFSPVSVDKASARPGAHSRWSNPVNSVFLNGNMLIGNASMPADVQSEIAAKLRAAGIRDVVFIDDRIYHDRWGNVHCATNTLREPPAGGFRTRMTVR, from the coding sequence ATGACGCTCAAAAGCCTTCTCTCTATCGGCGCTCTCCTTCTTTTAGGCCTTGCAGCGGCCGCTCCGCAAACGGCACCGTCGTCCGCGACGGCCGTGGTCATCCACGGCGACACCAACCGGGACGGCCGACTGGACGACACCGACATCACCGGCCGCCACGCCTGGTCCTGGGAATCCGGGCCCTTCATCATGGCCAATCTCGACGACGACGACCGCAGCGGGTTGCCCGACGCCCACGATCAAATCGTCAACGGCCGGGCGGACGAGGCCGACCTGGCGAAATTTCGGGTCCTGATCGACCCTTCCCTGATATCCGGAAAAACCGAAATCTTCGTGGAAGCCTCCGGCCAACGCCGGCTGCGGCCGGGCCGCTTCAACATTTTTCAGCAATCCGGCGACGGCTGGATCTTCATCGACGCGGACACCCCCTTGTCTCTGTCCGGCACAGCGCCCCTCGTTCTCGGCGTTGAGGCGAAAACATTCGCCGGAGTCGGCGGCTGGGACGGCAGGCTGCGATTGTGGGTATCCGTGAGAACCGGCGATACGACGATCGCCGAGGACTTCGCCGAAGCCCGGGTCGCCCCCTGGCTCATGCTTCCCAATTCCGCCCCGACCCGGACTCTCTACATCGCAACCGGGGATTACGACAACTCCGCCATGATCCGGGAGATGAGCGGCATCCTTCCCCGCTGGGGTGTCGCGTTCCCGCCGCCTCACCCCGTCGCCAACTGGCGCGAAATGTGGGTGCAGGACACCGTGGAGATCGGTTATACAGAAATCCCGGGCGGCGGCCGGATGCACGTCGTTCTGAACGGAATCCGGGGCGCCGACTCGTTCGGCCCCACCCTGCTCGGTCCGGATATCGGCGTCATCACCGTGGGTTCCGTCCGCGATCTCAAAGGCCACGACGCCTGGGCGGACTGGTTCGGAAACCTCGAGGTCAGCCACCCCACCGATCAGTTCCCTATGGGCCGCATCTATTACGGAATCAACACAATATCCGGGATCGGCCTGCATCCCGAGATTGTGGCGTTTCTCGAGGCCCAGGTGCTCCAAAAGCCCTTCTGGGTGGACACCTCCTGGCTGGGGATCAAGCACGTCGACGAGATTTTCAACGTGATTCCCGGAAAGGACGGCCGAGGCATGGTGATCATGGGAAGCCCCGAAGCCGCCTCCGCTCTGACCGGCCGACCGCTGGACGACTTCAACCGCGGCATTCAGGACAGCCTGAACCGGATGCTGCGCGGCGGCGCCTACGAGATCGCCGGCAAACACGTGGATTATCCGGGGATCATCGCACTTTTGGGGATGGACGAAAGCCGGTTCATCCGCCTGCCCGTCCTGTTTTCTCCCGTCTCGGTCGACAAGGCCTCGGCCCGCCCCGGCGCTCACAGCCGGTGGTCCAACCCGGTGAACTCGGTCTTTCTCAACGGAAACATGCTCATCGGGAACGCGTCTATGCCCGCCGATGTTCAATCGGAAATCGCCGCCAAGCTCCGCGCCGCCGGCATCCGGGACGTCGTCTTCATCGACGACCGGATTTACCATGACCGCTGGGGCAACGTTCACTGCGCCACGAATACCCTGCGGGAACCGCCCGCTGGAGGTTTCCGGACCCGAATGACTGTCCGCTGA